From Chryseobacterium shandongense, the proteins below share one genomic window:
- a CDS encoding N-6 DNA methylase yields the protein MGFSKRFHLQQNIDALRIVFKLEKEKRQATVGERLLMMRYSGFGGLKFVLNPVESEIDINHWRKTEHDLFPLTQELHQLLKENSQDDKQYRRYVDSMKSSVLTAFYTPPKVIDAISSALRDNGLHIDKFLEPSAGIGSFIQSFSENQKASVTAYEKDLLTGKILKQLYPESNIRINGFEEIPEREQNSYDVIASNIPFGDTSVFDLSFSRSSNDAKVQAARSIHNYFFLKGTDMLREGGLLAYITSQGILNSPKNEPIRRALMQDNNLVSVVRLPNNLFTEYAGTEVGSDLIILQKNTAKQNLTDREDLFCQSKPSEYNTPSNALFQDGTRIIHTNQKLDTDPYGQPALIYTHKDGVEGIAKDLKQMLSEDFGKHLNLNLYKGERNEEPLIQIPIEPKVTPPVIDPVIIQQKPQPVQTPVVRQESPQELKQLSIFDLFESAGEPVMVLAPPKRTTQTKRQSTNKRRGTINRQPDLFSSARLPYTSPKSNGTANGTNHVNGKKQEAIGDLFSPINGSGQSDKTAIPAININAIPEPAPYSGELQSFHRNDCLVVDNGWVGYLQEVEKEDKRATFHPLQLPSTQKARAEAYIAVRDNYINLYQKEAEKQTEHKAERETLNLLYDSFVKKYGNLNAADNAKLIKTDSAGKEIPYLERIIGGIIHKADIFSRPVSFSTTTLATDNPEEALAASLNKYGNVDLDFMSEISSLPADTLKEALHGRLFYNPLQQEYEIAERWIAGNVVEKADEVRGYLENNPDDTEAKESLTALEEARPKRIEFEELDFNLGERWIPTGIYARFASHLFDADVLVHYSESSDDFSVKCHQGNMHIWEKYAVKAESRTFDGIALLKHALVNTTPDITKKVMVGDQEVKVRDMEAIQMANTKIDEIRTVFTDWLHAQNDEFKNRLTDQYNDTFNCFVRPNYDGSHQEFPGLDRKGAGIEDLYSSQKDTVWMIKLNNGAICDHEVGAGKTLIMCTAAQEMKRLGLAHKPMIIGLKANIPAIAEDYRKAYPHAKILYPGIDDFTPKKRLRIFGDIKNNDWDCVILTHDQFGMIPQSPEIQKEILEIELDSVERNLDALKSQGKEVTRGMLAGVIKRKENLEVKLKTLQYDIENRKDDIVDFKMMGIDHLFVDESHQFKNLMFNTRHTRVAGLGNVDGSQKALNLLFAICTIQERTNADMGATFLSGTTISNSLTELYLLFKYLRPRALEKQGIHSFDAWAAIYARKTTDYEFSVANNIVAKERFRYFIKVPELAQFYSEITDYRTAKDIGIDRPNKNEVLYNIPPTPDQEAFIQSLMQFAKTGDATLLGREPLSQREEKAKMLIATDYARKMSLDMRMVSGIYDDHPDNKASHCAANIAKYYNQFNAQKGTQFVFSDLGTYKPGEWNVYSEIKRKLVEDHGIPAHEIRFIQEAKNDKQRKDLINGMNEGKIRVLFGSTSMLGTGVNAQKRAVAVHHLDTPWRPSDLAQRDGRAIRKGNEIAKFFADNKVAVIIYAVEKSLDSYKFNLLYNKQLFIDQLKTNNLTKRTIDEGSMDEKSGMNFSEYVAILSGNTDLLDKAKLEKQIAGLESEKQAFNRSKSSAKFKVQDYTEMLQSTQSRLNRMSTDWDNLQRRLQKCSDGTIENPVLLDGLPPNANPKQIGAKLNEIADKARTAGQYEEIGSLYGFTLLVKTEMSEKEGVDIRVNRFLVQGEGNIKYTYNNGLMAKDPETAAMNFLRALEKLPGFVKQEQEKIAEIQKDLPILQEVVNGTWSKESRLSELKTELAAVERKIQLSITPETKQDVPEQAEKQKEAPKVQESIIRTKGVHLPRGVL from the coding sequence ATGGGCTTCAGTAAGCGGTTCCATCTCCAACAGAATATTGATGCCCTGCGAATTGTTTTTAAACTGGAAAAGGAGAAACGGCAAGCCACCGTAGGCGAAAGACTGCTAATGATGCGATACAGCGGATTTGGCGGTCTTAAATTCGTTCTGAACCCCGTAGAAAGCGAAATAGACATCAATCATTGGAGAAAAACAGAACACGACCTTTTTCCACTCACGCAGGAACTCCACCAACTACTCAAAGAAAATTCCCAAGACGATAAGCAATACCGCAGGTATGTGGACAGTATGAAAAGTTCCGTACTGACGGCTTTTTATACACCGCCAAAGGTTATAGATGCCATTTCATCTGCCTTGCGGGATAATGGTCTGCACATTGATAAATTCCTCGAACCCTCCGCAGGTATCGGTTCATTCATCCAATCCTTTTCGGAAAATCAGAAAGCCAGTGTTACCGCTTATGAAAAGGACTTGCTTACAGGCAAGATTTTAAAGCAGCTTTACCCCGAAAGTAATATCCGTATAAACGGTTTTGAGGAAATCCCCGAAAGGGAGCAAAACAGCTATGATGTAATCGCCAGTAACATCCCGTTCGGCGATACTTCTGTTTTTGATTTGTCCTTTTCCCGAAGCAGCAACGATGCCAAAGTACAGGCAGCCCGAAGCATACACAATTACTTTTTTCTGAAAGGTACTGATATGCTCCGTGAGGGCGGTTTGTTGGCTTACATTACTTCGCAGGGCATTCTGAACAGCCCTAAGAACGAACCCATACGCAGGGCGTTAATGCAGGATAATAATTTGGTTTCGGTTGTAAGATTGCCTAACAACCTGTTTACCGAATATGCAGGTACGGAAGTGGGCAGCGACCTGATTATCCTGCAAAAAAATACGGCAAAACAAAATCTGACCGACAGGGAAGATCTGTTTTGCCAAAGCAAGCCATCCGAATACAATACGCCAAGCAATGCACTCTTTCAGGACGGTACAAGAATTATCCATACCAACCAAAAATTAGATACCGACCCATACGGGCAACCTGCCTTAATCTATACGCATAAAGACGGCGTTGAGGGCATTGCCAAAGATTTGAAGCAAATGCTTTCCGAAGATTTTGGAAAGCACCTGAATTTGAATTTATACAAAGGCGAACGGAACGAAGAACCTTTGATACAAATTCCGATTGAACCAAAGGTTACACCTCCGGTTATCGACCCTGTAATCATTCAGCAAAAGCCGCAACCTGTACAAACTCCGGTAGTCCGTCAGGAAAGCCCGCAGGAATTAAAGCAACTAAGCATTTTTGACCTGTTTGAAAGTGCGGGCGAACCTGTAATGGTACTTGCTCCGCCTAAAAGAACTACCCAAACCAAAAGGCAAAGCACTAATAAAAGAAGAGGCACGATAAATCGGCAGCCCGACCTGTTCAGTAGTGCAAGGCTACCTTATACGTCGCCAAAATCTAATGGTACTGCTAATGGAACTAACCACGTTAACGGTAAAAAACAGGAAGCTATCGGCGACCTGTTTTCCCCAATAAACGGCAGTGGCCAGTCTGATAAGACAGCCATTCCCGCTATCAATATTAATGCTATTCCTGAACCTGCCCCGTATAGTGGCGAACTGCAATCATTCCATCGTAACGATTGCCTTGTGGTAGATAACGGTTGGGTTGGTTATCTGCAAGAGGTAGAAAAGGAAGACAAAAGAGCAACCTTTCATCCATTGCAATTGCCGTCCACACAGAAAGCAAGAGCCGAAGCTTACATAGCCGTAAGGGACAATTATATCAACCTGTACCAAAAAGAAGCTGAAAAGCAGACCGAACACAAGGCAGAACGGGAAACCCTGAACCTCCTGTACGATAGCTTTGTCAAAAAATATGGTAATCTCAATGCTGCCGACAATGCCAAGCTGATAAAGACAGACAGCGCAGGTAAAGAAATTCCTTATCTGGAGCGTATCATTGGCGGCATAATCCATAAAGCGGATATATTCAGCCGTCCTGTTAGTTTCTCTACGACCACGTTAGCAACCGATAATCCCGAAGAGGCATTAGCCGCCTCGCTGAATAAATACGGCAACGTGGATTTGGACTTTATGTCCGAAATCAGCAGCCTGCCTGCCGATACCCTGAAAGAAGCCTTACACGGGCGGTTGTTCTACAATCCACTACAACAGGAATACGAGATAGCCGAACGGTGGATTGCAGGCAACGTAGTTGAGAAAGCCGATGAAGTAAGAGGCTATCTTGAAAACAATCCTGATGATACCGAAGCCAAAGAAAGCCTTACCGCTTTAGAGGAAGCCCGACCAAAACGTATTGAATTTGAGGAACTGGATTTTAATCTTGGCGAACGGTGGATACCTACCGGAATTTATGCCCGTTTCGCTTCGCACCTGTTCGATGCGGATGTACTGGTTCATTATTCCGAAAGCTCCGACGACTTTTCCGTAAAGTGTCATCAGGGCAATATGCACATTTGGGAAAAATATGCGGTCAAAGCGGAAAGCCGCACGTTTGACGGTATTGCCCTCCTAAAACACGCCCTTGTCAATACCACGCCTGATATAACCAAAAAAGTAATGGTTGGCGACCAAGAGGTCAAAGTACGGGATATGGAAGCCATACAAATGGCGAACACAAAGATTGACGAAATCCGTACCGTCTTTACCGACTGGCTACACGCACAGAACGATGAATTTAAAAACAGGCTGACCGACCAGTACAACGATACTTTTAACTGTTTCGTTCGCCCGAACTATGACGGAAGCCATCAGGAATTTCCGGGATTAGACCGTAAGGGAGCAGGCATTGAAGACCTGTATTCAAGCCAAAAGGACACCGTTTGGATGATAAAGCTGAACAACGGTGCTATCTGCGACCACGAAGTAGGCGCAGGAAAAACGCTGATAATGTGTACCGCAGCACAGGAAATGAAGCGTTTGGGATTAGCCCATAAGCCGATGATAATCGGGCTGAAAGCGAATATACCCGCCATTGCAGAAGACTACCGCAAAGCCTATCCACACGCTAAAATCCTTTATCCAGGTATTGATGACTTTACGCCGAAAAAACGCCTGCGCATTTTCGGGGATATTAAAAATAATGATTGGGATTGTGTGATACTCACGCACGACCAGTTCGGAATGATACCGCAATCGCCCGAAATACAAAAGGAAATCCTCGAAATAGAACTGGACAGCGTAGAGCGCAACCTCGATGCCCTGAAATCGCAAGGCAAGGAAGTGACAAGGGGAATGCTCGCCGGGGTAATTAAGCGAAAAGAAAATCTTGAAGTAAAGCTAAAAACGCTGCAATACGATATTGAAAACCGCAAAGATGATATTGTGGACTTCAAAATGATGGGCATAGACCATTTGTTTGTGGACGAAAGTCACCAGTTCAAAAACCTGATGTTCAACACCCGTCATACACGGGTTGCCGGACTGGGTAACGTGGACGGCAGCCAAAAGGCACTGAACCTGCTTTTTGCTATATGCACCATTCAGGAGCGTACCAATGCAGATATGGGTGCAACCTTTCTTTCGGGTACAACCATCAGCAATTCATTAACGGAGCTGTACCTGTTGTTCAAATACCTGCGTCCCCGTGCATTGGAAAAACAGGGTATTCATTCTTTTGATGCGTGGGCGGCTATCTATGCAAGGAAAACGACCGATTATGAATTTTCGGTAGCTAACAATATCGTGGCGAAAGAGCGTTTCCGTTACTTTATCAAAGTGCCGGAACTGGCGCAGTTCTATTCTGAAATCACGGATTACAGAACGGCAAAGGATATTGGTATTGACCGCCCCAACAAGAACGAGGTATTGTACAATATACCGCCAACGCCTGACCAAGAAGCCTTTATACAAAGCCTGATGCAGTTTGCCAAAACGGGCGATGCAACTTTGCTCGGTAGAGAACCATTATCGCAAAGGGAAGAAAAAGCAAAGATGCTCATTGCTACGGACTACGCCCGTAAGATGTCGCTCGATATGCGTATGGTAAGCGGTATCTACGACGACCATCCCGACAACAAGGCTTCGCATTGTGCGGCAAATATTGCCAAGTATTATAACCAGTTCAATGCACAGAAAGGAACGCAGTTCGTTTTCTCGGATTTGGGAACCTACAAGCCCGGCGAATGGAATGTGTACTCTGAAATCAAACGCAAGCTCGTGGAAGACCACGGCATACCTGCACACGAAATCCGGTTTATTCAGGAAGCGAAAAATGATAAGCAGCGTAAAGACCTTATCAATGGGATGAACGAGGGTAAAATCCGTGTGCTGTTCGGTTCTACGAGTATGCTCGGAACTGGTGTAAACGCACAGAAAAGAGCCGTTGCCGTTCATCATTTAGATACGCCGTGGCGACCGTCTGACCTTGCCCAAAGGGACGGGCGGGCAATCAGAAAAGGCAACGAGATTGCCAAATTCTTTGCCGATAATAAAGTAGCTGTGATTATCTATGCCGTTGAAAAATCGTTGGATAGTTACAAGTTCAACCTGCTGTACAATAAGCAGCTTTTCATCGACCAGTTGAAGACCAACAACCTGACCAAAAGAACGATTGACGAGGGAAGTATGGACGAAAAATCGGGAATGAACTTTTCGGAATACGTGGCAATCCTGTCAGGAAATACAGACCTGTTGGATAAAGCCAAGCTGGAAAAACAGATTGCCGGACTGGAAAGCGAAAAGCAGGCGTTCAACCGTTCTAAATCCAGTGCCAAATTTAAGGTACAGGATTATACGGAAATGCTGCAAAGCACTCAATCCCGTTTGAACCGAATGAGTACAGACTGGGATAACTTACAGCGACGCTTACAAAAGTGTTCGGACGGTACAATCGAAAACCCTGTGCTGTTGGATGGGTTGCCGCCCAATGCAAATCCGAAACAAATCGGTGCGAAGCTGAACGAGATTGCGGACAAAGCCCGCACCGCAGGTCAGTATGAAGAGATAGGCAGCTTGTATGGTTTTACGCTGTTGGTCAAAACCGAAATGTCAGAAAAAGAGGGCGTGGATATTCGTGTAAACCGATTTTTAGTGCAAGGTGAGGGAAACATCAAATACACTTACAATAACGGTCTGATGGCAAAAGACCCCGAAACTGCCGCAATGAATTTTTTGAGGGCTTTGGAAAAACTACCGGGCTTTGTGAAGCAGGAACAAGAGAAAATCGCTGAAATACAAAAAGACCTGCCTATACTTCAGGAAGTGGTTAACGGCACTTGGTCTAAGGAAAGCCGATTGAGTGAGCTTAAAACGGAACTGGCTGCCGTAGAAAGAAAGATACAGCTATCTATTACACCGGAAACTAAACAAGATGTTCCGGAGCAGGCAGAAAAGCAGAAAGAAGCTCCAAAGGTTCAGGAAAGCATTATACGGACAAAAGGCGTTCATTTGCCACGGGGCGTATTGTAA
- a CDS encoding RteC domain-containing protein, whose amino-acid sequence MDKFYNETLIKLENEIKELEIETDCSIECIEAVIQLIIQSLADLKEFVLKNDFKNIEEEIHFFKYQKPVIVSKLIYYNAIYKIETRRPYGNKRNRKYFTKELKKLKRFFDNNLDFYKYYRSNNSFVDEKFFVRGKHDIRLWLDTFYFEADHRFSTSHDYKVAKIIANDLIQVYLEDRLNNVNVKKVSDNSLKWTASKTALTELIYALYSHGVFNNGNTDIKLIAKTFEDAFNIELGDFYHTFMELKARKINRTKFLDNLCEALIKKMDEQDEK is encoded by the coding sequence ATGGATAAATTTTATAACGAAACACTGATTAAACTGGAAAACGAAATCAAAGAATTGGAGATTGAAACAGACTGTTCGATAGAATGCATTGAAGCAGTTATACAGCTTATCATTCAAAGCCTTGCCGACTTAAAGGAGTTTGTACTGAAAAACGACTTTAAGAATATTGAAGAAGAAATCCATTTTTTCAAATATCAGAAACCTGTTATTGTTTCAAAGCTCATTTACTATAATGCCATCTATAAAATCGAAACGAGAAGACCGTATGGAAATAAGCGCAACAGGAAATACTTTACCAAAGAACTAAAAAAGCTAAAAAGGTTCTTTGACAATAACCTTGATTTTTACAAATATTACCGGAGCAATAATTCTTTCGTTGACGAGAAGTTTTTTGTACGGGGGAAGCACGATATAAGACTATGGTTAGACACTTTTTATTTCGAGGCAGACCATCGCTTTTCTACTTCGCACGATTATAAAGTAGCAAAGATAATTGCCAATGACCTGATACAAGTATATTTGGAAGACAGGTTAAACAACGTCAATGTTAAAAAGGTTTCAGACAATTCGTTGAAATGGACGGCAAGCAAAACTGCACTCACGGAACTCATTTATGCACTATACTCCCACGGTGTATTTAACAACGGGAATACAGACATAAAATTGATTGCTAAAACTTTTGAAGATGCCTTTAACATTGAATTAGGCGACTTTTACCACACGTTTATGGAACTGAAAGCCCGCAAAATAAACCGTACAAAATTCCTTGACAATCTGTGTGAAGCACTGATAAAGAAAATGGACGAGCAGGACGAAAAGTAA
- a CDS encoding heavy metal translocating P-type ATPase, with product MINTNKNHKHIYDAQGKQLCCIQEDKIYIQTDGRQIIDDTCCATDKRNNQQNNKQSEAVGKNSIIKMFLPSIISLVLLLIAIYFDNVLKPEWFTDWIRIIWYAVAYVPVGLPVIKEAFESIGKGDVFSEFLLMSIATIGAFAIGEYPEGVAVMLFYAVGEVFQTLAVKRAKANIKTLLDQRPDEVTIIENNQSKTVKAATVNIGNIIQLKPGEKLGLDGELLSEAASFNTAALTGESKPDTKSKGETVLAGMINLNTVAQVKVTTAYTDSKLSKILELVQNATAQKAPTELFIRKFAKIYTPIVVLLAVLITVVPYFFVSNYEFSNWLYRALVFLVISCPCALVISIPLGYFGGIGAASKNGILFKGSNFLDVIANIQNVVMDKTGTMTEGVFKVQEVILKSEFSKDQILKMVNALESQSTHPVATAIHQFVGEIDSSIKLDNTEEIAGHGLKAIVNGKELLVGNFKLMDKFNISYDLDPTSIVYTLIAIAYDGKFAGYITIADSIKEDAQIAIDKLKALGVKTTMLSGDKSTVVKFVADKLGITNAFGDLLPEDKVNKVKEIKTENETVAFVGDGVNDAPVVALSDVGIAMGGLGSDATIETADVVIQDDKPSKIPMAINIGKQTKKIVWQNIILAFGVKAVVLVLGAGGLATMWEAVFADVGVALLAILNAVRIQRMKF from the coding sequence ATGATAAATACGAACAAAAATCACAAGCATATTTATGACGCACAAGGTAAACAGCTTTGCTGCATACAGGAAGATAAAATCTATATCCAAACAGATGGGAGGCAAATTATAGATGATACTTGTTGCGCAACGGATAAAAGAAACAATCAACAGAATAACAAACAAAGTGAGGCAGTTGGCAAAAACAGTATTATTAAAATGTTTTTGCCAAGCATTATTTCATTAGTGCTTTTACTCATCGCAATCTACTTTGATAATGTACTGAAACCAGAATGGTTTACAGATTGGATAAGGATTATTTGGTATGCCGTAGCCTATGTGCCTGTTGGTTTACCCGTAATAAAAGAAGCTTTTGAGAGTATCGGTAAAGGCGATGTTTTCTCGGAATTTTTGCTGATGAGCATTGCTACTATCGGTGCATTTGCTATTGGTGAATATCCGGAGGGGGTTGCCGTAATGTTGTTTTATGCCGTTGGTGAAGTCTTTCAGACATTGGCAGTAAAGAGAGCAAAGGCAAACATAAAAACTTTGCTCGACCAAAGACCCGATGAAGTAACAATTATTGAAAACAACCAATCTAAAACCGTAAAAGCAGCGACCGTAAACATTGGCAATATTATTCAATTAAAACCCGGAGAAAAGTTAGGATTGGATGGCGAATTACTATCAGAAGCCGCTTCCTTCAACACAGCAGCACTTACAGGAGAAAGTAAGCCCGACACTAAGAGCAAAGGCGAAACTGTATTGGCAGGAATGATAAATCTGAACACCGTTGCACAGGTAAAAGTGACCACAGCATATACAGATAGTAAGTTAAGTAAAATTTTAGAATTGGTACAAAATGCCACCGCACAAAAAGCACCAACAGAATTATTCATCCGTAAATTTGCTAAAATATATACACCTATTGTTGTCTTGTTGGCAGTGCTAATCACGGTAGTTCCTTATTTTTTCGTGAGCAATTATGAATTTAGCAATTGGTTGTACAGAGCATTGGTTTTTCTTGTAATTTCTTGCCCTTGTGCTTTAGTTATCAGTATTCCTTTAGGTTATTTTGGAGGAATTGGCGCAGCAAGTAAAAATGGAATACTATTTAAAGGAAGCAATTTTTTAGATGTAATTGCCAATATCCAAAATGTAGTGATGGATAAAACAGGAACAATGACAGAAGGCGTTTTCAAAGTACAGGAAGTAATATTAAAATCAGAATTTAGTAAAGACCAAATCTTGAAAATGGTCAACGCTTTGGAAAGCCAAAGTACGCATCCTGTTGCAACCGCAATACACCAATTTGTTGGGGAAATAGACAGTTCTATAAAGTTAGATAACACAGAAGAAATTGCTGGTCACGGACTAAAAGCCATTGTAAACGGCAAAGAATTATTGGTCGGAAATTTCAAACTAATGGATAAGTTCAATATCAGTTATGATTTAGACCCAACTTCCATAGTTTATACTTTAATCGCCATTGCTTACGATGGAAAATTTGCAGGCTACATTACCATTGCCGACAGCATCAAAGAAGATGCGCAGATTGCAATTGACAAACTAAAAGCATTAGGCGTAAAAACTACAATGCTAAGCGGAGATAAAAGCACCGTGGTAAAATTTGTTGCCGATAAATTGGGAATTACCAACGCCTTTGGCGATTTATTACCCGAAGACAAAGTGAATAAGGTAAAAGAAATCAAAACCGAAAATGAAACCGTGGCATTTGTAGGCGACGGCGTGAATGATGCACCGGTAGTAGCTTTGAGTGATGTTGGTATTGCGATGGGAGGTTTGGGAAGCGATGCAACTATTGAAACTGCTGATGTGGTAATTCAAGATGACAAGCCGAGTAAAATTCCGATGGCAATCAATATCGGAAAGCAAACCAAGAAAATAGTTTGGCAGAATATCATTTTAGCATTTGGCGTAAAAGCTGTCGTTCTCGTTTTGGGAGCTGGAGGTTTAGCTACGATGTGGGAAGCTGTATTTGCAGATGTAGGTGTAGCATTATTGGCAATTTTAAATGCGGTGAGGATACAGAGGATGAAGTTTTAA
- a CDS encoding efflux RND transporter periplasmic adaptor subunit encodes MKFNINKFRYIMAIIVVLLTFSACKNDKQAAENKSSETKAGGKAEANSEEEMPTIATLTEEQIKMVGIQLGVIEHKELTATIKANGNLKVPNNNKANATSLYGGVIKMLNVQIGDYVKKGQVIATIANPQFIQLQEEYLSTASKISFAEQELARQKELNDGNAGAKKNLQSATAELNSLRTRRASLQQQIQLMGINPGSVSNNNLKSALVVTSPLNGTVSNVFAKIGSYVDVSSPVIEIVDNSSLHLDLQVFEKDLPKIKVGQIIHFTLTNNPTTVYDATVFSIGSSFENESKTIAVHCRVNGNKNSLIDGMNITGIVSLDNITTPAVPNDAIVNADGKYYVFIQTNKKVEEHKEEGEEENKGGEENERKEGKANMNFEKVEVLKGVSDMGYTAITFVNQIPANTKIVVKGAFFVNAKLSNTGEDED; translated from the coding sequence ATGAAATTCAATATAAATAAATTCAGGTATATAATGGCGATAATTGTCGTTCTATTAACTTTTTCAGCCTGTAAAAATGATAAGCAAGCAGCGGAGAATAAATCTTCCGAAACCAAAGCTGGAGGAAAAGCAGAAGCAAACAGCGAAGAAGAAATGCCAACTATTGCAACACTTACTGAAGAACAGATAAAAATGGTAGGCATACAATTAGGCGTAATTGAACACAAGGAATTAACAGCAACCATCAAAGCAAACGGAAATCTGAAAGTTCCCAATAACAACAAAGCCAACGCCACCTCTTTGTATGGTGGTGTTATAAAAATGCTGAACGTGCAAATCGGGGATTATGTAAAAAAGGGACAAGTAATTGCTACTATTGCCAATCCACAGTTCATACAATTACAGGAAGAATATCTAAGTACCGCAAGCAAAATATCGTTTGCCGAACAAGAGTTAGCAAGACAGAAAGAGCTAAATGATGGCAATGCAGGCGCAAAGAAAAATCTGCAAAGTGCCACAGCCGAATTAAATAGTTTACGTACTCGCAGGGCTTCTTTACAACAGCAGATACAATTAATGGGTATCAATCCAGGTTCCGTTTCAAATAACAATCTGAAATCTGCATTGGTGGTAACCAGTCCTTTGAATGGTACAGTTAGCAATGTTTTTGCCAAGATTGGAAGCTATGTCGATGTTTCTTCACCGGTAATAGAAATTGTAGATAACAGTTCATTACATTTGGATTTACAGGTTTTTGAAAAGGATTTACCAAAAATAAAAGTGGGGCAAATCATTCATTTTACACTTACTAATAATCCTACAACCGTATATGATGCTACGGTTTTCAGTATAGGTTCATCATTTGAAAATGAGAGTAAAACCATTGCCGTTCACTGCCGGGTAAATGGCAATAAAAATAGTTTAATAGATGGAATGAATATTACAGGTATTGTAAGCTTAGATAATATTACGACACCTGCTGTTCCTAATGACGCCATTGTAAATGCCGATGGGAAATATTATGTTTTCATTCAAACCAATAAAAAAGTTGAGGAACATAAAGAAGAAGGAGAAGAAGAAAATAAGGGAGGAGAAGAAAATGAACGCAAGGAAGGTAAAGCCAATATGAATTTTGAAAAAGTAGAAGTTTTGAAAGGAGTATCTGATATGGGCTATACTGCAATAACTTTTGTAAATCAAATTCCTGCAAATACAAAAATTGTGGTAAAAGGAGCATTTTTTGTAAATGCTAAATTATCTAATACTGGCGAAGACGAAGATTAA